One Salvia splendens isolate huo1 chromosome 1, SspV2, whole genome shotgun sequence genomic window, TAATTGTTTACTCACACTATGTGGTAGTTTTTCTTCTTGAATATTTTTATCTTAATGCCTTCTGTGATGGCATGTGAGAGTCATTTTTCTCTTGTACTCTTCTCCCAGTTTTGCtagtggtttttttatttaaggtTTTTATGATAATTCACCCACATCGTCTTTGCAGGACCAAGAAGTGGTAGCTCTCCAATATTTAATATAACATCTGGTACCACTGGGCCGCCAGTCCGGAAGAGCGGTGCTGATGATTTTCTCAATTCGGACaatgataaaaatgattatGATTGGTAATTGGAACTGAATTATTGCATGTTACTACACTCTGTACTTCTTTTGATCTCCTGATAAAATGCCTTATATCGTACGTATAGTATTTAAAAAAGGAAGACTTGTCTTTGCTGGTAATGTACAAGCTATGGTGTATTGATCATCACCCTATGAAGGTGAAGTCTTAAGCTACTTATATGAAAAGGCTTAAAAACTTAAGCTGACCTCTTAGTAGTTGGAGGTCAAGGAATGCAATGTGTACATAATGGTAATGAGGATTAGTTTTACATTAAGATAATGAGAGCTAAGTGTAACGTAAGACTTCACCATCTATGGTGATCCCCTATGAAGATGAACTCTTAGTAGTTGTAGCTCAAGGAATGCACAATGTACGTACCATTTCTTCAGGTATTTCTAATGTTATACTGTAATTTTGAATGCTATTACTATCCTTGCAGCTTTTGTTAATTATTGTGTGTTCTTGCTTTGAATTTATGATATATTTGCAATCGAACCGATTAGTTTTTTTGTTCATTAATTAATGTATGTTGGTGCATATATTGTGATAATACACAATGAAGTAGCCCAATGTAGCTCACTATTGTTAAATGATCATGTTAGATATTAACCAATTAAGATAGATTATCGTATGTTGGTTTTGCTCTTGTGCAGATAATTGTTCTGCTAGAGCTTAACCACTGTAAACTTAGATAACCATTCTCCATTCTTTAGTTTTGCTCCCGCGTGTACCATTTCCCTGGAGAGATTACAGAAAAGTCCGGAATAGTCTGACAGTGGTTACTACAGAATTAAGTCCAGCCTTTTTTTAGCTTCTCTGTTTTTCTTATATTGGGAATAGTTTCTGTTGTGGTTGTCCACCAAGATGAATGCGTTAATACTTGAAGATCTTAGCATATTGGAGATGATTTAGCATCTTTAGGAATAATTCACATGTTACTCTAAACCGGAACTTGAAGTGTGGTTTTCTTAAATCTATGTCTACCACTACTGCTGGTGTTTAATTGGATATCTGTTTAGGTTTCCTTGAGATTATTCTTCAAAACTTCTGTATCTGAATCCCCTCCATCGTCttttttatttactatttatAGGTAATTGTGTGTTTTTCAGGCTTTTAACACCTCCGGGCACCCCACTTTTTCCTTCGCTAGAAATGGAAGGACAAAAAACTGTCATGAGCCATCTGGGCACTCCAAAAGCTCGCCCTACTGGTCTCAAGTCTAGAGTaagttaattttgatttttgattctGTGCTACAAGCCGACAACAACCATTTAAACGGGTGTAGTGTGAATATGCTACTGAAAGTACAAAAAACTGTTAAGTGACTTCACCCAGTCTGGGCTGAAATATGCGATGCCCATCTGTCCCAAATATTTACTTTTGGCCTTTTTGTGATGTTCCATTATTTGGTATCTTTTTCATAGTCATACAAAATGCCCTCATGTTTCCTGGAAATTAATGTCGACTGCTCATTTACCTTAAATAGTAATTCTCAATTTATGTGAGAGGCCACAGTGAACCAAAAAATATCCGATGGAGGCAGCAATTAATCAGAGCGTGATTAACCTCTGCTGTATGGGCATGTCTTGAACCAGTTGAGTGGAAATATATATAGCTTAGCATTTCAAACTTTCAACATTTATTTCTGTGCCAACCTCCTGAGCTTGTTCTTATGTGATCATATACATTTACAAACATTTTCTTGTACGAACTCTTATCCAATTTATTTATCTGACTGAAGCTAGCCAGTGTACAATCGGAGCCTGCTGCTAGGAGCAATTTATCATCTAGACAGCAAGTCTCATCTCCTGGGTTGAATACTTCAACTGGAGGACTTCGCCGGCCTACTTCTTCTGGTGGTCCTGGGTCAAGACCTGCAACACCAACTGGTCGTCCAACTGTGAGCTCAGTATCTAGACCCACCTTGACCCCAACATCGAATAAGCATTCATTGATTGCATCAGTTAAATCTACCGCCAATGGCACATCTAAAGTAATGTCAACCACAACATCAAAACCTTCAAGATCTTCTACGCCCAATTCTCGCCCCACGTTGTCTTCAGCAAATCCCGTAGGTCCTTCAAGATCGTCCACCCCGACAGCCAGGTCTTCTGTAAGATCCTCAACACCGACAAGCAGAGCCTCCATACCAGCATCTAAGTCGACATCCAGAGCCTCGACTCCTACTCGTAGACCAACAGCATCCACTGCTACAAAAACACCTGCTGTTTCATTGAAATCCCCAACAACCTCTTCAGTTGCGAAGCCAATTCCTACTGCCTCAAAGAATCCCATGCAATCACGGTCAGATTCTCCTACAGTGAGACCTAAGCCGTGGAAGCCTTCAGAGATGCCTGGATTTTCACTTGATGCTCCACCAAATCTGAGAACATCTCTGTCCGACAGGCCTCCTTCAGCCACAAGAGGTAGACCTGGTGCACTAAGTTCTCGGTCATCATCTATTGAACCCACTTCAAATGGAAGGATTAGAAGACAATCTTGTTCTCCTGCAAGAGGCAGACCCCCTAATGGCATGAATCATAATAGTGGAAGCTCTGTGCCTGTTCCTGCTTCACGTCGGTTGCATGCTAAGGCTAATGACAATGTGAGCCCTGCTCTGGTCGGAACTAAAATGGTTGAAAGGGTGATAAATATGCGGAAGCTAGCTCCTCCCAAGCAAGACGATAAACATTCTCCCCACAGCAACTTATCTGGAAAGTCCTCATCACCAGACAGTGCTGGGTTCGGAAGAACACTTTCAAAGAAATCCTTAGATATGGCAATAAGACATATGGTAATATGATTATTCATCATTGAAGTGATCCTTGGCATAATTTTGTCAGCATACTAGACTTAATATATGTGTTGCCTCATGCAGGATATAAGACGGACTATTCCAGGCAATTTGCGGCCTCTTATGACCAACATCCCTGCATCCTCGATGTATAGTGTGAGATCGGGGGCAAACAGAAGGACAACCAGCATATCGGATTCTCCACTTGCAACAAGCAGTAACTGCAGTTCTGAGTTGAGTGTCAACAACGGGGGTGAAGCAGATGAGGATGTGAGCAGTGAGAAGTGTCTCCGCTCTCCAGGTAGCTTACGGGGCAGGTGATGATGATACATATTTTGTGTTGTAGACACCCACTTACTACTGAACCACTACGGGCAAGCATGAGTAACATCTGAGACGTAACCCTCTTCTCCTgaaagaaaagaaggaaaaaagctGAAGAGCTGTCTTATATGTTGGTGTAAATTTCAAGTATGCTTCATAAGTAATGTGTATGACATTCAACTATCCTGTATTAATCTGTATCAGCTGCTTCCACACGCACTGCTCTGTCTTTCAGTTTTTTGTTTGTTGGCTAATCGAATGTAACACCTATTATTAAACCCCTAATTTGTTCAAAGCTAATTTGAAAAATGTCCGTCAACATCTTGATTCATGTTAAACTGCAGTAGTTTCAGTTGTTTAGATAGCAGAAGGGGCTTATGAGTTATGAATACTAAACTGCAGAATATGGTATTGGTCACCTGTGCTAGCAAATTATAGTAATAAGTGATGATGCTGAAAACGCCCTTTAAACTGGACCACATTATCTCTGTTTCTTCACTTGTCTTTGTTGGATCAAAGGCCGCTAGTCTTGTTTTAATGTGACACAAGTAGCTGATGCTGTGtctttgtttttccttttacgTTTGATATTACTTTCAAGACTGTTTTAACTTCATCTTTTCTTAAAGGGCTAAATTATGCGAAGATACGATTTACTCAAAAGACATTATTGAATCTTGTATGTAAGCTGTCCAAATGTAACACCAATTGAAAAGTTGTACTTGTAGAGCCATATCTAGCAACAAATCCTTTAACTACTTAGCAGCCATAGGTTCTTTGGTGACGACGAGCACTGGTTGAGGTGGGGAGGGGTGTTTTGCTTGAGCTTCAGTAGTAGCTGTCGCATTCTGGATAAATCAGTGGGTTTCCCAGGCTTAGGTCCTTGAAGCACCACAACCAACGCCTTCTTCTCCTGCTCTGTctttcctttcctcctctcTATTGTAGCAACTTCCTTAGGTATCAATTCTGCTATAGATTTCCAATAATCCTTGTCAGCTTCAGCATGGAATTTCTCTAGCTTAGCAACAAGTACCTGATAGAAAACAAGAATCACTCAATTATCGAATTCTTGATTACATCAACCAAGCATCAACCGTTCACAATGATCCACTATTGTTTGCCACTATAAGATGCCAATCCGATGCAGCATGAATACAGACTAGAACAAGGAAACACACCTGTTTGAACAAATGACATTCGATGCATCATACGTTGAAGTAAAACAAGGTAAACTAACGCGATTCTTTAATGTACCTGCTCCTTCTCCCGGTTGGCCACTCTGTTTGTTTCTGATCTAATTTGCCTCTTTCTGTGAAATTCAACCTTGTACTCATCAGCTTCAACTATGACTTGGCTCAACAAttccttctctctcttctccttctcctctaACCGAATTGTGTTTTGTCTGTTAACCACATAAACaaggagtaaaaaataaatgagaacTTCGACTGCGTGTTTCAGCAGCAATGGTTTATAAAATGCTGACATATCTGGTGAAATATTTAACTATAGCATATATAAACTCTTCTAGCTATACTCTGATAATACTATATTCTTTGAAACATAAACAAAAATCCATTCATTTCCAAGATTAGGTACTAGTCGAATGCcaatattaaaattaacaatACAATACAACCAACTAATTAAATTTGACAGATTATATTAACAAAATGTTATCTTCCATTACATAAGCTTTTTGTTTCGAAGAAAAGATTTTTTCCCTAATAATTAATTCCGAATCACAAGAACATTTACACGAACAATGTTCGATTCTTCAATTCCCCAATAGAGATTTCACCCAAACAATTGAAAATCCAATTAACTGCGGAAGAATgcatagaaaaacaaaaaccCTAAAATTCACTCTGCAAAACCCTCACACGAACATAAAACCTTCAATTCGACAatcagaaaaaataaaaaataaaagcttTACCTTCTCCATTCACGGAGCGCATAACTCTCCTCGagttccatctccgccggtggcAGAAGAATCAGACCGTTTTCATTGGTATCCGACGAGAAATACGTCGGATCAATGAATTCTCCGCCGGAGACGTAGATCGGCGTGGGGGACTCGGCGACGGTGGAATCAAAGTTGGAAAAGGAGTAGCCGTCGTCAAACGATGCGTCTGCCGGTGAGTTGGCACCGAATTGATCGAGCGAGTCGTTGAAGGGAGACAACATTGTTTATGCGATGATGATAATCTGTTTCACTGATGTTCAGTTCTTCACCAATGGATGAACGGAAAAAACAAGAAATGGGATTGGAAACGGTTTGTAGGCACTAATTATCTGTATCTGATTATTGTATATGGTAAGTTGAAGTAATAATGGTATTCAGAGAAATTGATCAACTTCTTTTTTCCAAATCAAAgttttagaaatttattttttgttttctgatATTTTGAATTACAAACACAGTTTTGTGAAAATCAATTCTATAAagttgtaaaaataatttaatcataaaatttcaATCCTTTTTTTACACATTGTTTTAAAAGtcgtttttctttctttttttcagtcctttttaaattatcattttgaataacaaaaggaataaaaacttatgttaaaaaaattatttaaaatccaTTAATGTTTAAAAATTTCCTTGTCTTGTACATTTaggaaaaaatgattttgttgcATGGTATGCATTATTTGAATGAAAAGTTCT contains:
- the LOC121744172 gene encoding clathrin light chain 2-like, which translates into the protein MLSPFNDSLDQFGANSPADASFDDGYSFSNFDSTVAESPTPIYVSGGEFIDPTYFSSDTNENGLILLPPAEMELEESYALREWRRQNTIRLEEKEKREKELLSQVIVEADEYKVEFHRKRQIRSETNRVANREKEQVLVAKLEKFHAEADKDYWKSIAELIPKEVATIERRKGKTEQEKKALVVVLQGPKPGKPTDLSRMRQLLLKLKQNTPPHLNQCSSSPKNLWLLSS
- the LOC121744142 gene encoding nuclear pore complex protein DDB_G0274915-like — its product is MNRSFRAPERGQLGSLRLRDNKDDELALFREMRKREKERNDLLLLQNDEEFDAPLGPRSGSSPIFNITSGTTGPPVRKSGADDFLNSDNDKNDYDWLLTPPGTPLFPSLEMEGQKTVMSHLGTPKARPTGLKSRLASVQSEPAARSNLSSRQQVSSPGLNTSTGGLRRPTSSGGPGSRPATPTGRPTVSSVSRPTLTPTSNKHSLIASVKSTANGTSKVMSTTTSKPSRSSTPNSRPTLSSANPVGPSRSSTPTARSSVRSSTPTSRASIPASKSTSRASTPTRRPTASTATKTPAVSLKSPTTSSVAKPIPTASKNPMQSRSDSPTVRPKPWKPSEMPGFSLDAPPNLRTSLSDRPPSATRGRPGALSSRSSSIEPTSNGRIRRQSCSPARGRPPNGMNHNSGSSVPVPASRRLHAKANDNVSPALVGTKMVERVINMRKLAPPKQDDKHSPHSNLSGKSSSPDSAGFGRTLSKKSLDMAIRHMDIRRTIPGNLRPLMTNIPASSMYSVRSGANRRTTSISDSPLATSSNCSSELSVNNGGEADEDVSSEKCLRSPGSLRGR